In Pirellulales bacterium, a single window of DNA contains:
- the ccsA gene encoding cytochrome c biogenesis protein CcsA: protein MISGITTTCFAASYAVAFLLELARLLLRHAARRVLTLGFACAGLLAQTLYLGYRAYEAPAAPLSSAFDWYLVAAWLLVVVYLYLTLFHPEVAYGIFILPLALGLIGAAKFANREPFAQSPAARVWGTIHGTFWLLGAVAVIVGFVAGLMYLLQSRRLKHKLQPTPGLRLPSLEWLERVSGRAIVVSVLMAGVGTLSGIVLNLINHRHQQDELPWSDPIVWQSGGMFAWLLAAALFNGLYKPARRGRKVAYLTIANFVFLAIFLAVQLLGSGEHTVRVRNNALSSVSASERCVPLTSAVCQCYAPPHARIGRLRLPVAHAVVSYSPLVPRPSPLPHELPTGGL from the coding sequence ATGATTTCCGGCATTACGACGACTTGTTTCGCCGCCAGCTATGCGGTGGCTTTTTTGCTCGAGCTCGCGCGGCTTCTGCTGCGCCATGCCGCCCGCCGGGTGCTAACGCTCGGGTTTGCCTGTGCCGGGCTGCTGGCCCAGACGCTTTATCTGGGTTATCGGGCGTATGAAGCGCCGGCGGCTCCACTCTCGAGCGCCTTCGATTGGTATCTGGTGGCAGCGTGGCTGTTGGTGGTCGTGTATCTGTATTTGACGCTGTTTCATCCCGAAGTGGCCTATGGGATTTTTATCCTGCCGCTGGCTCTGGGGCTGATCGGGGCCGCCAAATTCGCAAACCGGGAACCGTTTGCCCAATCGCCGGCGGCACGAGTTTGGGGAACCATCCACGGCACGTTTTGGCTGTTGGGGGCCGTGGCAGTGATCGTCGGTTTCGTAGCCGGCCTGATGTACCTGCTCCAATCGCGGCGGTTGAAGCACAAATTGCAGCCCACCCCTGGGCTGCGGCTGCCGAGCCTCGAATGGCTCGAGCGCGTCAGCGGTCGGGCGATCGTCGTTTCGGTGCTCATGGCCGGCGTCGGCACGCTGTCGGGCATCGTGCTCAATCTGATCAATCACCGCCATCAGCAAGACGAATTGCCTTGGAGCGATCCAATCGTGTGGCAATCGGGCGGGATGTTTGCCTGGCTGTTGGCGGCCGCGCTTTTCAACGGCCTATATAAACCCGCTCGCCGCGGCCGCAAAGTGGCGTACCTCACGATCGCCAATTTCGTTTTCTTGGCAATATTCCTTGCCGTGCAACTACTTGGCTCGGGAGAACACACCGTCCGCGTTCGCAACAACGCATTGTCATCGGTATCGGCCTCGGAGAGATGTGTGCCACTGACAAGCGCAGTCTGCCAGTGCTACGCCCCACCCCACGCGCGCATTGGCAGACTGCGCTTGCCAGTGGCACACGCCGTAGTTTCGTACTCGCCCCTCGTCCCTCGCCCCTCGCCCCTTCCCCATGAACTTCCAACTGGTGGGCTGTAG
- the scpB gene encoding SMC-Scp complex subunit ScpB, whose protein sequence is MHKRLPKLGYCRGASRLNRKRGSALPAAFASKRRSGFARWQLFIRGGSKRRPEPIVQGPLARDDRLARVEAALFLAREPLTSRKIGQLAGLSDGTAARTAVRQLNRLYDDGGSPFRAEELAGGFQLLTRPMFGPWLRRLLHTPVETRLTAPALETLAVVAYRQPVLRSEVEAIRGVQCGDILRQLMDRDLVRITSRADDLGRPLLYGTTRRFLQIFGLRHLDELPQAETLRRRPAPAEPAAASQPSAEASANSSQPAATSLQTAENRAI, encoded by the coding sequence ATGCACAAACGGCTCCCCAAACTCGGCTACTGTCGCGGTGCGAGCCGACTTAACCGGAAACGGGGTTCAGCGCTGCCGGCGGCATTTGCATCGAAGCGGCGGAGCGGCTTCGCCCGATGGCAGCTTTTCATACGCGGCGGCTCAAAAAGACGGCCGGAGCCGATTGTCCAAGGCCCGCTGGCTCGCGACGACCGGTTGGCCCGAGTCGAAGCAGCGCTGTTCTTGGCTCGCGAGCCGCTCACCAGCCGAAAGATCGGACAATTGGCCGGCCTGAGCGACGGCACGGCCGCCCGAACGGCCGTTCGCCAATTGAACCGGCTCTATGACGACGGGGGCAGTCCGTTCCGTGCCGAGGAACTGGCCGGCGGTTTCCAATTGCTCACTCGGCCGATGTTTGGGCCGTGGCTGCGGCGGCTATTGCATACGCCCGTCGAAACGCGGCTCACCGCACCGGCGCTCGAGACGTTGGCGGTCGTGGCCTATCGTCAACCGGTGTTGCGATCCGAAGTGGAGGCGATCCGCGGCGTGCAGTGCGGCGATATTCTGCGGCAATTGATGGATCGCGACTTGGTGCGAATCACCAGCCGCGCCGACGATTTGGGCCGGCCTTTGCTCTACGGCACCACGAGGCGGTTCTTGCAGATTTTCGGGCTGCGACATCTCGACGAATTGCCGCAAGCCGAGACGCTGCGGCGGCGGCCGGCGCCGGCCGAACCGGCCGCAGCCTCGCAGCCATCGGCCGAGGCGAGCGCGAATTCTTCGCAACCGGCGGCGACCTCGTTGCAAACCGCCGAAAATCGTGCAATCTAG
- a CDS encoding substrate-binding domain-containing protein encodes MPRPHDGVFHDGLFERRSNVAPSEVLVIASCDPALCILISEYERQSGFHAIALQRSSGEALSLLARGLIHVAGVHLEERGHDGCNSAAAARALDDSFCLLRTAFWQEGLAVAPSRRVGSVQQAIEGRLNWVGREPGSAAGELLAKLLGNRAAKHIARSHRGVAEAVCGGWADVGICVRLVSDDAGLDFLAVREEAYDLCFTSAASVDPRLRALVQTVRSPEYRRLIEDLPGYDVSEIGALATAGQRQPRQI; translated from the coding sequence ATGCCTCGACCGCACGACGGCGTGTTCCACGATGGGCTGTTCGAGCGCCGCAGCAATGTCGCCCCGTCCGAAGTGTTGGTCATTGCCTCTTGCGATCCGGCCTTATGCATTCTGATCAGCGAATATGAGCGACAGAGTGGTTTTCACGCGATCGCGTTGCAACGCAGCAGCGGCGAAGCGCTGTCGCTGCTGGCACGAGGGTTGATTCACGTCGCCGGCGTGCATTTGGAAGAGCGTGGCCACGACGGCTGCAATTCCGCCGCCGCGGCTCGTGCTTTGGACGATTCGTTTTGCCTTCTTCGGACCGCGTTCTGGCAAGAGGGGCTGGCCGTTGCCCCGAGCCGGCGAGTCGGGTCCGTGCAGCAAGCGATCGAAGGCCGGCTGAATTGGGTCGGCCGCGAACCGGGCTCCGCCGCCGGAGAGCTCTTGGCTAAATTGCTCGGCAACCGCGCGGCGAAGCACATCGCACGCAGTCATCGCGGGGTCGCCGAGGCCGTGTGTGGCGGCTGGGCCGACGTGGGAATTTGCGTGCGCCTCGTGAGCGACGACGCGGGGCTCGATTTCCTAGCGGTTCGCGAGGAAGCCTATGATTTGTGTTTCACGTCCGCGGCAAGCGTCGATCCTCGTCTTCGTGCCTTGGTGCAAACGGTGCGTTCCCCCGAATATCGCCGCTTGATCGAAGACCTGCCAGGCTACGATGTTTCAGAGATTGGCGCGCTGGCAACGGCCGGCCAACGGCAGCCACGCCAAATATAA
- the hemA gene encoding glutamyl-tRNA reductase has product MNFQLVGCSHHNATIEMRERLAFNTTQAARALDLWRERFPAAEAVLLSTCNRVEVYSASEAETAGPNHQQVAKFLVEFHGLEPEWLESGFFQQSGEAAVWHLFTVTASLDSLVLGEPQILAQVKQAYQLAQQHHSAGPLTHDMFQAALRVAKRVARETSLYEKRVSIPSVAIGDFARQIFDTFDDKRVLVIGAGEMGQETLRYLRDGGARHVTIVNRSPARAAELAEQFAGRAAPWEELDQHLIDADLIVSTTGAGEPIVSLDRFQRIEPQRYQRPLLILDLAVPRDFDPAISDRLGVYLYSVDDLQAAAAHNRQQRDAELPAALAIVEEETRLFMEQMHHRATGPIIQRLRENWQSLREQELRRLFNKLPNLDAATKAEIDQAFERYANKLLHPPLQQLRDDSRQGHPHGLMEALKRLFHLKD; this is encoded by the coding sequence ATGAACTTCCAACTGGTGGGCTGTAGCCACCACAACGCGACGATCGAAATGCGAGAGCGGCTGGCGTTCAACACGACGCAAGCCGCCCGGGCGCTCGATCTCTGGCGCGAGCGATTCCCGGCGGCCGAGGCTGTGCTGCTCTCGACCTGCAATCGCGTGGAAGTGTATTCGGCTTCGGAGGCGGAAACGGCCGGCCCGAATCATCAGCAGGTCGCCAAATTCCTAGTCGAGTTTCATGGCCTCGAGCCGGAATGGCTGGAGAGCGGATTCTTTCAGCAATCGGGCGAAGCGGCCGTGTGGCACCTGTTCACCGTCACCGCCAGTCTCGATAGCCTCGTGCTCGGCGAACCGCAGATTCTCGCCCAGGTGAAGCAGGCTTATCAACTCGCGCAGCAGCACCACAGCGCCGGCCCGCTGACGCACGATATGTTTCAAGCCGCGCTGCGCGTGGCGAAGCGCGTGGCCCGGGAGACATCGTTGTACGAAAAGCGCGTGAGCATTCCGAGCGTGGCGATCGGCGATTTTGCCCGGCAGATTTTCGACACCTTCGACGACAAACGCGTGCTTGTGATCGGCGCGGGGGAGATGGGGCAGGAAACGCTGCGCTACCTGCGCGACGGCGGAGCCCGCCATGTGACGATCGTCAACCGCAGTCCGGCCCGGGCCGCCGAACTGGCCGAGCAATTCGCCGGCCGGGCAGCGCCGTGGGAAGAGTTGGACCAACACCTGATCGACGCCGATTTGATCGTCAGCACGACGGGGGCCGGCGAGCCGATCGTTTCGCTCGATCGATTTCAGCGCATCGAGCCGCAGCGCTACCAGCGGCCGCTCTTGATTTTGGATCTGGCCGTGCCGCGCGACTTCGATCCGGCGATCAGCGATCGGCTGGGCGTGTATCTGTATTCGGTCGATGATCTGCAAGCCGCCGCGGCCCACAATCGCCAGCAGCGCGACGCGGAATTGCCCGCCGCCCTGGCGATCGTCGAAGAAGAAACGCGGCTGTTCATGGAGCAGATGCACCATCGGGCAACCGGGCCGATCATTCAGCGCTTGCGCGAGAATTGGCAATCGCTGCGCGAGCAAGAATTGCGGCGACTCTTCAACAAGCTGCCCAATCTGGACGCCGCGACGAAAGCCGAAATCGACCAGGCCTTCGAGCGCTACGCCAACAAACTTTTGCATCCGCCGCTACAGCAACTCCGCGACGACTCGCGTCAAGGCCACCCCCACGGCCTGATGGAAGCCCTAAAGCGGCTGTTTCATTTGAAGGATTGA
- the dnaN gene encoding DNA polymerase III subunit beta, protein MKLTCDREQLLAAFQTASSVAPTRSPKPILQNVKLEATQEAVLLMATDLEIGIRIQVSGMEVETPGTALLSINRFGPILRECSGDARLFLETTQSGTLVRGERSEFRLPGENPEEYPTVAPFSEGKHHELPTRLLRELVRRTLFATDNESSRYALGGVLLEMTEKRITAVATDGRRLAKMEGPAHSVGGHQNADTMTIVPSRAMHLMDRAFFEPDAQVQISARANDILVSTPRVTIYSRLVEGRFPRWRDVFPQRQDSQKIELPVGSLYSAVRQAAIVTNDESRGVDFKFGDGMLTLAGETADVGKSHVELPIAYSGPNVAITLDPRYMSDFLKVLDADKMFTLDLKDAESAAVCTTDDGYGYVIMPLARDR, encoded by the coding sequence ATGAAACTCACGTGTGATCGAGAACAACTTCTCGCGGCTTTTCAAACCGCCTCCTCCGTCGCCCCCACGCGCAGCCCCAAGCCGATCCTGCAAAACGTCAAGCTCGAAGCCACCCAAGAGGCCGTCCTTCTCATGGCGACCGATTTGGAAATCGGCATTCGCATCCAGGTGTCGGGCATGGAAGTGGAAACGCCGGGCACGGCCTTGCTCTCGATCAACCGTTTCGGGCCCATCCTGCGCGAGTGCAGCGGCGATGCCCGATTGTTTCTCGAAACCACGCAATCCGGCACGCTGGTGCGCGGCGAGCGGAGCGAATTCCGTTTGCCGGGCGAAAACCCGGAAGAATATCCCACCGTTGCACCGTTCAGCGAAGGCAAGCATCACGAGTTGCCGACCCGCTTGTTGCGCGAGCTGGTCCGCCGTACGCTGTTCGCCACCGACAACGAGAGCAGTCGCTACGCCTTGGGGGGCGTGCTGCTGGAAATGACCGAAAAGCGAATCACGGCCGTGGCCACCGACGGGCGGCGGCTGGCGAAAATGGAAGGGCCGGCCCACAGCGTCGGCGGGCATCAAAATGCCGACACGATGACGATCGTTCCCTCGCGGGCCATGCACCTGATGGATCGCGCCTTCTTCGAGCCCGATGCTCAAGTGCAAATCTCCGCGCGGGCCAACGATATTCTCGTCTCTACGCCGCGTGTGACGATTTATTCGCGGCTGGTTGAAGGGCGGTTTCCACGCTGGCGCGATGTGTTTCCGCAGCGGCAAGACTCGCAGAAAATCGAATTGCCGGTGGGGAGCTTGTATTCTGCCGTCCGGCAGGCCGCGATCGTCACCAACGATGAGAGCCGCGGCGTCGATTTCAAATTCGGCGACGGGATGTTGACCCTCGCCGGCGAAACAGCCGATGTCGGCAAGTCGCACGTCGAACTCCCCATCGCCTATAGCGGGCCGAACGTCGCGATCACTCTCGACCCACGCTACATGAGCGATTTCCTCAAAGTGCTTGATGCCGACAAAATGTTTACCTTGGACCTGAAAGACGCCGAAAGCGCCGCCGTTTGCACGACCGACGACGGCTACGGCTACGTGATCATGCCGCTGGCTCGCGATCGCTAG
- a CDS encoding DUF721 domain-containing protein, which yields MAKGTPQPIAEVLAQLLARRGYARQTAASGCEAAWREAAGPMLAKISRPGNIRRGVLEVFVANSTLVQEMGFQKVQILERLRHRLADDSVRDLRFRVGPIE from the coding sequence ATGGCCAAAGGCACCCCGCAGCCGATTGCCGAAGTGCTAGCACAGCTGTTGGCTCGTCGCGGCTATGCCCGCCAAACGGCTGCGTCTGGTTGTGAAGCGGCCTGGCGCGAAGCGGCTGGTCCGATGCTGGCGAAGATCAGTCGGCCGGGCAACATCCGCCGCGGGGTGTTGGAGGTGTTCGTGGCCAATTCGACGTTGGTGCAGGAAATGGGTTTTCAGAAAGTTCAAATATTGGAGCGGCTCCGCCATCGATTGGCCGACGATTCGGTCCGCGATCTGAGATTCCGCGTCGGACCGATCGAATGA
- a CDS encoding YqgE/AlgH family protein gives MSLDGQFLVASRELLEPNFARSVVLIIRHSDEGAMGLVLNRPTKTSVSEAWKQVSEAPCPSTGLIHLGGPCRGPLMAIHRDPALGEIELVPGVYFCSDPENLEKLISKGEDPARFFIGFAGWGPGQLESEMREDSWLITPATAEQIFEGPYDIWAQLTRQIYGLKMLSALRIKNVPADPSLN, from the coding sequence ATGTCGCTGGATGGGCAATTTCTGGTCGCCTCGCGAGAATTGTTGGAACCGAATTTTGCGCGCTCGGTGGTGCTCATCATTCGGCATTCCGATGAAGGGGCGATGGGGCTGGTGCTCAATCGGCCGACGAAGACGAGCGTGTCCGAAGCGTGGAAACAGGTGAGCGAAGCCCCTTGCCCGAGCACGGGACTGATCCATCTTGGCGGGCCATGCCGCGGGCCGCTGATGGCCATCCATCGCGACCCCGCGCTCGGCGAAATCGAGCTCGTGCCGGGCGTTTATTTTTGTTCCGACCCGGAAAATCTCGAAAAGCTGATCTCGAAAGGGGAAGACCCGGCGCGGTTCTTCATCGGCTTCGCCGGCTGGGGGCCGGGGCAACTGGAATCGGAAATGCGCGAAGATTCGTGGCTCATCACCCCCGCCACGGCCGAGCAAATCTTCGAAGGCCCCTACGACATCTGGGCGCAACTGACGCGGCAAATCTACGGCCTGAAAATGCTCTCGGCCCTGCGGATCAAAAACGTGCCCGCCGATCCATCGTTGAATTGA
- a CDS encoding DnaA/Hda family protein has protein sequence MEDGVFIIPLSADLAPADVDAPPAEPARECAASARRDRAASPVRKAKSPATAGAVAMSLGNRPSASPISLEFIAGPENRLAAVAIESLLQDRPSKFNPLVIVGLPGVGKSHLARGLADRWASHHRLPPASVAYFNASDFAQELNAVIAAESTPAFQRRIRNVSLLVIEGLAQLQNRRAAQLELVHSLDAIVDQGGQVVITSSTPPERITGLSPDLRGRLAAGLLLPLRAPTLATRLAIVERLARLRAIPITAPALRALADGLNGTVPELLGALVELDVRSELTLGSEPRDEAVANSGSVANENIACAIVASEIAPRCVDAKAVRQWLADRRLRLQPTLRTISVLAAKYFGLRVAELSSPSRQRTVVQARAIAMYLGRQLTAKSLQQLGQHFGGRDHTTVLHNYRSIESRLQSDPATRRAVSDLRRALAHT, from the coding sequence GTGGAAGACGGCGTTTTTATAATCCCGCTTTCGGCCGATCTGGCGCCGGCTGACGTCGACGCGCCGCCAGCCGAACCGGCTCGCGAATGCGCTGCTTCGGCCAGGCGCGACCGCGCTGCATCGCCTGTTCGCAAAGCGAAATCGCCCGCCACTGCCGGTGCGGTCGCCATGTCGCTTGGCAACCGCCCGTCTGCGTCGCCAATTTCGCTCGAATTCATCGCCGGTCCGGAGAATCGCTTGGCCGCCGTGGCAATCGAGTCTCTTTTGCAAGACCGGCCCTCGAAATTCAACCCGCTGGTAATTGTCGGCCTTCCGGGCGTGGGCAAATCGCATTTGGCTCGCGGTTTGGCCGACAGATGGGCATCGCATCATCGGTTGCCGCCGGCGTCGGTGGCGTATTTCAACGCCTCGGATTTTGCCCAGGAGTTGAATGCCGTGATCGCTGCCGAATCGACGCCAGCCTTCCAGCGCCGTATTCGCAACGTATCGCTGTTGGTGATCGAAGGGCTGGCGCAACTGCAAAATCGGCGTGCTGCGCAACTCGAATTGGTCCATTCGCTCGACGCCATTGTCGACCAGGGCGGCCAAGTGGTGATTACATCGAGCACACCGCCGGAACGGATCACCGGCCTGTCGCCCGATCTCCGCGGTCGCTTGGCGGCAGGCTTGTTGCTGCCGCTAAGAGCGCCGACTTTGGCAACCCGATTGGCGATTGTCGAACGGCTCGCGCGATTGCGAGCAATCCCGATCACCGCGCCGGCGCTGCGGGCGCTTGCCGATGGCTTGAACGGCACTGTGCCGGAATTGCTCGGCGCGCTTGTGGAGTTGGACGTTCGTTCGGAGCTTACTTTGGGTTCCGAGCCACGCGACGAGGCCGTTGCAAACTCTGGCTCAGTCGCGAATGAAAACATTGCTTGCGCGATCGTCGCCAGCGAAATCGCGCCGCGCTGCGTCGATGCGAAAGCGGTTCGCCAATGGCTTGCCGATCGGCGATTGCGGCTGCAACCCACTTTGCGCACGATCTCCGTTTTGGCGGCGAAGTATTTCGGCCTGCGAGTGGCCGAATTGAGTAGCCCTTCGCGGCAGCGCACGGTCGTGCAGGCTCGGGCCATCGCGATGTATCTGGGCCGGCAACTCACGGCCAAAAGCCTGCAGCAGCTCGGACAACATTTTGGCGGTCGCGATCATACCACGGTCTTACACAACTACCGCTCGATCGAATCGCGATTGCAGTCCGATCCCGCGACGCGGCGAGCCGTGTCGGATCTGCGCCGCGCCCTGGCCCACACGTGA
- a CDS encoding c-type cytochrome → MNKLRWIAVAAVLFALDGRAAFAAPVVLGLTNKHPLSEPQVGELLLNELRCTACHARSKQSRLTARMAPDLADVGSRISPDFLARFIAQPSEAHVGTTMPDLLMAEPAEQRRAIAYAIVQFLVAQSPHKFESGAVRGEDAAAGKELFHTVGCIACHSPRGDTGHETMREGVVNLEHVAAKYGLTSLSDFLFQPLHVRPSGRMPDMKLTPVEARQIASYLLGSGLGSGLGLGSGLGLGSGDATVPVMPRHDKLAAEGQKYFQQFNCSACHKLGDTAARWASPMASLNATRGCLAKMPGKSPRFNLSDEQTRAIRSALTAQAEPASDETQVAMTLTSFNCIACHVRGGYGGIAAERNALFQTSERNLGDDARIPPPLTLVGAKLKTIWIKKILFDGETARPYMFTRMPQFGEPNLRRLPDLFDRLDAVSRVDLPLPNSENEHDRDRAKELRVAGRELMGDKGLYCVACHNFNGKASPNYQGMDLLLAYQRLKPSWFYHFLVNPSGYRPRIVMPLGWPAEKAVQKTILDGDTHAQIDAIWYFLSLGTSAEDPSGIRRVDTKLDVTGAARTYRGRSGVAGYRGIAVGFPDKLSYAFNAQNGTLTALWHGDFIHVDRSGQGSGSFQPASRFVQLAQDVSFLDLPDEKSAWPPRPTTNQQHPVDPDPLYPKNHGYRFKGYYMDDAAIPTFMYRSGEIEIEDRSTADTSGKNPLLSRTFSFTAPSERTLWFRALTGRIDRESPRQYKTSDLRIMVPAVHTVLRPSSAKSKESELLLRFEIPQGKSMQTITYELLH, encoded by the coding sequence GTGAACAAATTGCGTTGGATCGCCGTTGCCGCGGTTCTGTTCGCGCTCGATGGCAGGGCGGCTTTCGCCGCGCCGGTCGTTCTCGGGTTGACGAACAAGCATCCGCTTTCAGAGCCGCAGGTCGGCGAATTGCTGCTCAATGAATTGCGGTGCACCGCCTGCCATGCGCGCAGCAAACAATCGCGGCTGACCGCTCGAATGGCGCCGGATCTTGCCGACGTGGGTTCGCGAATCTCGCCAGATTTTCTTGCGCGGTTCATTGCCCAGCCTTCGGAGGCCCACGTCGGCACGACGATGCCCGATCTGCTGATGGCCGAGCCGGCGGAGCAGCGCCGGGCGATCGCCTACGCCATCGTCCAGTTTCTCGTCGCCCAATCGCCGCACAAGTTCGAGTCAGGTGCCGTTCGTGGCGAGGATGCGGCTGCCGGAAAGGAATTATTTCACACCGTCGGCTGCATCGCCTGCCATTCGCCGCGCGGCGACACCGGGCACGAAACGATGCGCGAAGGCGTGGTGAACTTGGAACACGTAGCGGCGAAATATGGCCTGACATCGCTGTCCGATTTCTTGTTCCAGCCGCTGCACGTCCGCCCGTCGGGTCGGATGCCCGACATGAAGCTAACGCCCGTCGAGGCCCGCCAGATCGCCAGTTATTTGCTCGGCAGTGGGCTCGGCAGTGGGCTTGGGCTCGGCAGTGGTCTTGGGCTCGGCAGTGGCGACGCAACGGTGCCCGTCATGCCGCGGCACGACAAGCTGGCGGCCGAGGGCCAAAAATATTTCCAGCAATTCAATTGCAGCGCATGCCACAAGCTGGGCGACACGGCGGCGCGGTGGGCCAGCCCGATGGCGAGCTTGAATGCGACCCGCGGCTGCCTCGCCAAAATGCCGGGGAAAAGCCCGCGGTTCAACTTGAGCGACGAGCAAACGCGCGCCATCCGCTCCGCGCTCACGGCGCAGGCCGAACCGGCGTCGGACGAAACGCAAGTCGCCATGACGCTCACTTCCTTCAACTGCATCGCGTGCCACGTTCGCGGCGGCTACGGCGGGATCGCGGCCGAGAGAAACGCGCTGTTCCAGACGAGCGAAAGGAACCTGGGCGACGATGCCCGCATTCCGCCACCGCTGACGCTTGTGGGAGCGAAGCTGAAAACGATTTGGATCAAGAAAATTCTCTTCGACGGCGAAACCGCCCGGCCGTATATGTTCACGCGGATGCCTCAATTCGGAGAGCCGAATCTGCGGCGATTGCCCGACTTGTTCGATCGGCTTGATGCCGTCTCGCGCGTCGATCTGCCGTTGCCGAACAGTGAAAACGAACACGACCGCGATCGAGCGAAAGAGCTGCGCGTGGCCGGCCGCGAGTTGATGGGCGACAAAGGCTTGTACTGCGTCGCTTGCCACAATTTCAACGGCAAGGCGTCGCCGAACTACCAGGGCATGGACCTGCTCCTCGCCTACCAGCGGTTGAAGCCGAGTTGGTTTTATCACTTCCTGGTCAACCCGAGCGGCTATCGCCCCCGAATCGTGATGCCGCTCGGCTGGCCGGCCGAAAAAGCAGTGCAAAAGACGATTCTGGACGGCGATACGCATGCGCAAATCGATGCCATCTGGTATTTCCTTTCGCTCGGCACCTCGGCCGAGGATCCGTCGGGAATCCGCCGCGTCGACACCAAGCTCGACGTGACGGGTGCGGCGCGAACCTATCGCGGCCGCAGCGGCGTGGCCGGCTATCGCGGCATCGCCGTCGGTTTTCCCGACAAGCTGAGCTACGCCTTCAACGCCCAAAATGGAACGCTGACAGCCCTCTGGCATGGCGACTTTATCCATGTCGATCGCAGCGGCCAAGGATCGGGCTCGTTTCAACCGGCAAGCCGATTCGTTCAACTCGCGCAGGACGTTTCGTTCCTCGATTTGCCGGACGAAAAATCCGCCTGGCCGCCGCGGCCGACGACAAACCAACAACATCCGGTCGATCCCGATCCGCTCTATCCCAAGAACCACGGCTATCGGTTCAAAGGCTATTACATGGACGACGCGGCGATTCCGACATTCATGTACCGGAGCGGCGAGATCGAAATCGAAGACCGCTCGACGGCCGACACGTCGGGCAAGAACCCGCTGCTGAGCCGCACGTTTTCATTCACCGCGCCGAGCGAGCGCACGCTCTGGTTCCGCGCGCTGACCGGCCGGATCGATCGCGAATCGCCGCGGCAATATAAAACCAGCGACTTGCGGATAATGGTCCCGGCTGTTCACACCGTGCTGCGGCCGTCGTCGGCCAAGTCGAAAGAGTCGGAACTGCTGCTGCGGTTCGAAATTCCCCAAGGCAAATCCATGCAAACCATCACCTATGAATTGCTCCACTAA
- a CDS encoding cysteine desulfurase family protein, with the protein MPTAAHTIYLDHNSTTPILPEALAAMVECQQSVYGNPESQHQLGRQARHVLEEAREGIAALLGAAAAGRQPDRLIFTSGGTEANNLALFGMAGSAATGTLVVSAIEHPSVARPAEALARRGWHIERIGVSSAGVVELEQFAAALVKADPALKQSTGQSSISKRPRFASVMLANNETGVLQPIEQLAELGRAAKVLLHTDAAQTVGKVPVDFRRLGVAALSCAAHKFHGPRGIGALLLRGDVPLEPLHWGGFQQYGLRPGTESVALAVGMHVALACFQREQLDRVARIARLRDRFEGAIRSNWPTATIHGISEDGNEATVQRLPGTSNISFPGYDRQALQMALDLAGVACSTGSACASGSREPSPTLTAMGLPESQVQSSLRFSLGATTTEADIALAAERILSVLRAAKPRE; encoded by the coding sequence ATGCCGACCGCTGCCCACACGATTTATCTCGACCATAACTCGACCACCCCGATCCTGCCCGAAGCGCTGGCGGCGATGGTCGAATGCCAGCAGTCGGTCTACGGCAACCCGGAAAGCCAGCATCAGCTTGGCCGGCAGGCTCGGCACGTGCTGGAAGAAGCGCGGGAGGGCATCGCGGCCTTGCTGGGTGCGGCAGCCGCGGGGCGCCAGCCCGATCGCTTGATCTTCACCAGCGGCGGAACGGAAGCAAACAATTTGGCGCTGTTCGGCATGGCAGGATCAGCCGCTACGGGGACGCTCGTCGTTTCCGCGATCGAGCATCCCAGCGTTGCCCGGCCTGCCGAGGCATTGGCTCGCCGCGGCTGGCACATCGAGCGAATCGGCGTTTCTTCCGCCGGCGTCGTCGAGTTGGAACAATTCGCTGCCGCATTGGTCAAAGCGGATCCGGCCCTGAAACAATCCACGGGGCAGAGTTCGATCAGCAAGCGGCCACGGTTTGCCAGTGTCATGCTCGCCAACAATGAAACGGGCGTGCTCCAGCCGATCGAGCAATTGGCGGAATTGGGCCGGGCCGCGAAGGTTCTCCTGCACACGGACGCGGCCCAGACGGTGGGCAAAGTGCCGGTGGATTTTCGCCGGCTTGGCGTCGCGGCGTTGAGCTGTGCGGCGCACAAATTTCACGGTCCGCGCGGGATCGGCGCGCTGTTGCTGCGCGGCGACGTGCCGCTGGAGCCGCTCCACTGGGGCGGATTTCAACAATATGGCCTTCGGCCGGGCACAGAGTCTGTCGCGCTGGCGGTCGGAATGCATGTTGCCCTGGCCTGTTTTCAACGAGAACAATTGGACCGAGTCGCCCGCATCGCGCGGCTGCGCGATCGATTTGAAGGCGCGATCCGAAGCAATTGGCCAACCGCCACCATTCACGGCATCAGCGAGGATGGCAACGAGGCGACGGTCCAGCGGCTCCCGGGGACCTCGAACATTTCATTTCCCGGCTACGACCGGCAAGCGCTGCAAATGGCGTTGGACCTGGCTGGCGTGGCGTGTTCGACCGGGTCGGCCTGCGCGAGCGGCTCGCGCGAGCCTTCGCCGACGCTGACGGCGATGGGGCTGCCCGAATCCCAGGTGCAAAGCAGTCTTCGCTTCAGCCTCGGGGCAACGACGACCGAGGCCGACATCGCGCTCGCGGCCGAACGAATCCTATCCGTTTTGCGAGCGGCAAAGCCGCGAGAATGA